The Mytilus galloprovincialis chromosome 3, xbMytGall1.hap1.1, whole genome shotgun sequence genomic interval gaatggatgacaactgtcatattcctgacttggtacaggcattttctaatgtagaaaatggtggattgaacctggttttaaatctagctaaacctctcacttgtatgacagtcgcatcaaattccattatattgacaacgatgtgtgaacaaaacaaacaaaaacaacaggCAAAAATGTCGCATATTGGGGTAAAATAGTCTAATTTGTttggtcacattcgtgaaaagagaacgggattgcagttacgacataaggaacatatccgatatcatctgtgaaacggatattcaataacggtcaaccaactcgtgatggcgtccgtaaaatttacaaagtgatgatttcaactccaccattttggaacttttggtttaaaaatgaaaattcacacaatttggaagctgaaatcatctcttttgtcgtaaagttttgttttcaaccgaccctcatagtcaatttctagatataagtcataatcaaatggcaaaatcaaaagctcaaacacatcaaacgaatggataacaactgtcatattcctgatttggtacaggcattttcaaatgtagaaaatggtggattgaacctggttttatagctggctaaacctctcacttgtatgacagtcgcatcaaattccattatattgtcaacgatgcgtgaacaaaacaaacatacccaaagagtaaaaatttcaaaaataggggtacagcagtcaacattgtgttatcatcttaatcactataaaaacaacaaatgtaacgaagaagcacaaaaaggcatacataaaatttaacatgctcattttgcttatcttatacgattttatttatctatgtaaagtctacccgtaaaggatggaaggttttcagtactggtgtaaaattgcgcgtttgaaattcgcacaggtagacataaaataattttgtcaatttctagatataagtcataatcaaatggcaaaatcaaaaactcaaacacatcaaacgaatggataactataaaaacaacaaatgtaacgaagaagcacaaaaaggcatacataaaatttaacattctcattttacTTATCCTACACGATTTTATtgatctatgtaaagtctacccgtaaaggatgggtattttttttttatagtgattaagattataacacaatgttgactgctgtacccctatttttgacatttttactctttgagtatgtttgttttgttcacgcatcgttgacaatgtaatggaatttgatgcgactgtcatacaagtgagaggtttggctagctataaaccattacaactgaaattttcaTGAGAATACAAATTTAAGCATGGGTGTaatgaaaattcgacattttttgaaaatgacccggGTAGATAAAGGCAAAGTCTCGATTAAGCTAAATAACTAATTGTATTGCTAATTGAAAACTGTCTTGTTTTGTGTCAGTGTGGCATCTTAtgctacatatatataaagtagaATCCAAGTAAATACTAATACTTAGTATACAACTCAAACGATCGAACTACAGTTACAGAATGATTATAATCCTAATAAAAGCCTTATTAAACTATGTGAGATAATGAACCCGTGTGTGGTCGAAATGATAGATACATAGAAACTGTCACAGTATCAATTATCAGCGGATGTAACTGTTTATATTAATGTCACTACACACTTCCATCTTTAGATTTCACATAACCTTAATGTTTATAGTTCATTTAATTATCACTGAATGAATGAAAACACAATCAGCTGTTTTTACtctaaatttatgaatgaaattcTGCACATATATTTATCTATAGAATTTTAAACTGAATGAACTTTTACAATTATAGTGTATTTCCTAAATCCTACTAGAAATTGAAAATAAGCAATATGTAAATCTATTTttgcatgcaaaacaaagaatAGGTAGACTGCCttatttctttaacattttaGCCATTGCCTTAACCAAAgttctttcaattttaatcataCACAAAATCTCCATATCTATTTGGCGGTTTCCGTGTTCTGGTTAGTCTCGGAGTCTCAACGGTAGGTTTTACAACGGATTTTGAATTGTTACTAGTGTCACTAGAGGACCAGACGGTGTTTCTACATCTGCTTGATTGTCGGATACTACTGGAATCGGAATATCTGGAATCTCAGAAATATCTGGCAATTTATTGTCACTATACTGATCATATTTGTGTCTGATCTGATTCTGATGTCGTTTAACAGTTCTACCATCGTTTAATTCAATGACAAACGAAACTGGTTCTGTTCTTTTAATTAAAGTTCCTGTAATCCATTTAGCTTCACGGTTGTGACTCAAAATGTACAGTCACTATCTCCTACATTAAAATTTCTCACTTGAGCTGTCTTATCATGAGattgttttttgtttctgttgAACACGACTGTTAATGTTCGGATATGTTAAGTTTAGCAACGATCTTGATCTCCGTCCCATTAACATTTCAGCTGGAGCAATAGCGGTTGTGGCATGTGGTGTTAGTCTATACGTAAATAAAAATTTCGCCATTCTTGTTTCTATACTTCCCTCGGTAACCTTCTTCATTCCCTCTTTACATGTCAGAACAACACGCTCGGCCAACCCATTCGTGCTAGGTTAATATGGTGAAGAACGAATGTGCTTAATTCCGTTTCTTTGAACAACATCCTGGAATTCCTGACTAGCAAACGGTGTTCCATTATCACTCACGATGCTTTCTGGTTATCCATGAATTGCAAACATAGTGCGCAATTTCTCGATAGTGTTTGCACTGGGTGCAGAATTCACTACATGTACATCCAAATATTTTGAGAGTGCATCAACACATACTAAGAACATTTTCCCGTACAGTGGCCCTGAAAAATCAATATGTATGTCGATTGACTTGACATTTGTGACATGCACGAACTGTCTGTTCAATTTCTGCGTCCATATTAGGCCACCAGACTTTCATACGTGAAATTCCTTAATGACCCTCGTGTAGTTCTTGAAGAATAATTTCTCTTCCAGGGTTTGGAATAACAACTCTACCACAATAGACAACTGTCAAATACACTTAACTCTGTTTTTCGACTAAAATAAGGCTTCATTTCATCATTGTCTCTGTAATTTGGCCAACCTTTCAAAACATAGTTAGTTATTTGTCCCAATATCGGATCCTTGCGTGTCCATACTTTAATTTGCTGGGAAGTAACCGGCGTAGAATCCATGTGATTCATTAGCATGATCCTTTCTGCGGGTACTTCCGTTTTCCCTTCTCGGTTAAACGGTAGACGGCTTAGTGCGTCAGCGTTAGAattcttcttttcttctttgtAAACTATCTTATATTCATATGCGGACAGTGTCAAAGCCCAACGCTGAATTCTTGCGGCTGCCATTGGTGGAATACACttattttcgttaaataatcctTGCAATGGCTTATGATCTGTATAAATGGTGAATTTTCTATCAAACACATATTGATGAAATTTCTTAAGTGCGAATATAACGGCTAATCCCTACTTCTCAAGAACACTATAATTCCTCTCGGCGGGTGCTAGCATGCGCGAAACATATCCAACCGGCCTGTCACATCCATCTTCCATTTTGTGCGACAGGACGGCCCCTATTCCATACGTTGAAGCATCACACGATAGAATAATGTCCTTGTTCGGGTCATAATGTACCAACACTTTAGAAGACTTTAGTAAAGTTTTTGATAGTTCAAAAGCCTCTTGTTGTGATTTTTTCCATTCCCATTGTTTTGGCTTTATCAACAGTTCATGCAACGGTGCTAGTTTTGAAGATAAATCCGGCAGAAATCTGTTGTAGTAGTTAAGCATTCCTAAGTAAGATTTTAACTCGGTAACATTTTTATGTTCCGGTGCCTCTGTGATCGCTTTGACTTTGCTTTCAACAGGATATATTCCATATTGATCAATTCTATGACCTAAATACACTACTTCAGGTGCTAGAAATACGCATTTGTCCTTGTTCAGTTTCATACCTGATTCCTGTATCTTGCCTAATACAGTTTCTAAATTGTTTATAtgttcactctttgaacttccaGTGATAAGAATGTCGTCTACTCTCACAACAACTCTTGGTATTCCTTGCAACACATTTTCCATTGTTCTTTGAAATATTCCCGGTGCGGACGAAACTCCAAACGGCAAACGATTATACCATAGGATCCTTTATGCGTGTTGATTGTTACACATTTACGTGACTCCTCGTCGAGTACAATTTGTTGATAGGCCTGGCTCAGATCTAGCTTGGAAAAAGCTTGTCCCCCACTTAATGTTGCATAGAGATCATCGGTTTTAGGGATCGGATTATTGTCAAGTTTAGACACTTGGTTAATAGTTACTTTGTAGTCCCCATAAATCCTTACTGATTTGTCCGGTTTTACTATTGGCACTATGGGAGCAGCTCATTCGGAAAATTCAACCTTTTCGATATTTCCCCCTTTTTCCAATCTATCaagttctttttcaatttttttctttgagtGAATACGGCACTGGCCTTGCTTTGAAATATTTAGGTGTAGCATCTTTATCTACATAAATCTTTGCTTTAGTCCCCTTTAATTCGCCTAGTCCTTCTTTGAATACTTGAGGGTACTTACGTAACAAGTCTTGAAACTCCTTGTCCTTTTCCGGTTCCCGCTGATTGTGTGACAATTGCTCAATTTTGAATATTGATTTCCAGTTTAGTCGTAGTTTATGAAGCCAATCACACCCCCTTAAACTCGGTCCCGTTCCATTAACCACGGTGATCGATAAATCCACACTTTGACTGTTGTATATAACGGTAACATTCCGTTTTCCTAATACATCAATTTTCTCTCCTGTGTATGTACGCAAACTACACAGTGATTTTTCTAATGAATGGTCACTTCCAAAAACTTGTTTACATGTCTCCTGACTTATCACTGAAACTGATGCACCTGTATCGATTTCCGTATTTATTTCAGTGTTGTTGAGTTTAACGGACACTAGATACGGTTTCCTTTTtgtatcttccaattgatacatTGTATAGGTATCCTCAATATCGTCACTATCCTCCTCAACAAAATGTGTTTTAGTCGGACGCTGCTTAGGGTACACTTTCCCTTGCTGTGTTTGTTGCTTAAATTTCGGTTTTTCTTTAGCATTTTGCTTTCCCTTATTTCGACATTTTTTTTGCTAAATGTCCCTTCTTATCGCACACATAACACTTTGCGTCTTTCCATTTACAATACGTGGCATTATGAGATCCTCCACATCTGTAACATTCCTCATTACGAATTGTAACTTTGTGTACTTGCTTAGGTTCCCGAACTTGCAGATCGTGTGCGTCATCAAAGTgaaagggttagcgctataaaaccaggtttaatccaccattttctacatttgaaaatgcctgtaccaagtcaggaatatgacagttcttgttcattcgtttttgatgcgttttgttatttgattttgccatgtgattatggactttccgaattgattttcctctaagttcagtatttttgtgatttaatttttagCTGCCATTTCCATTGCTGTTGCAACTTCCATTGCTTTTTGGAATTTCAATCCAGTTTCAGCTAACAAACGTCTCTGAATACGGTGTTCTTTTATTCCACAGACAAGTCTATCTCTCAACATATCATCAAGAGTAGCTTTGTAATCAGAAGGTTCAGATATATGTCTAAGCTCTGCTACAAACTGACTCACCGATTCGTTTGGCTGTCCCAATCTACTGTTAAACTTGCACCTCTGTACGATAGATGACGGTTTTGGATGTTGGTGATCCGTGACTAACTTAACAATGTCATCATCAGTCTTCTCCCCTGGCTTTTGCGGATCACTTAAATTCCTCATaagtttatatgtctttttgccACAGGCACTTAAAAGAATTGCTCGTTGCTTTTCcataattttaatgttatttgcaATAAAATAATGGTTAAGTCTTTCGGTGTATTGTATCCAATCTTCTGAAATGTCATTAAATTCGTCAATACGTCCAGAATTTGTTGGAATTATTATAGGTGGTGCAGCTTCGTCTCCCATTGTTATGTTCACAATGTATTCACTAAATCGAAAAAAGTTTTAAATCCTTTGTCGCCAATTTATTTGGCATCTTAtgctacatatatataaagtggAATCCAAGTAAATactaatatttattatacaactcAAACGATCGAACTACAGTTACAGAATGATTATAATCCTAATAAAAGCCTTATTAAACTATGTGCAGATAATGAACCCGTGTGTGGTCGAAATGATAGATACATAGAAACTGTCACGGTATCAATTATCAGCGGATGTAACTGTTTATATTAATGTCACTACAGTCAGCATTGCCTGCCTAAACgtttattatctttatttcatGTAATAGCAAAAGTCTTTTGTTTTGGATCATTATTGCCTGCCAAAACGTTTATGATCTTTATTTAATACGATTGGTGTCTTTATTCCCTCCCTCTTGCCAATGCTGTCTTTACACACTTTTCAGACTATCAATGCGGATATTTGATAGGCTACcatttaattgtgtttttttttttttattttatggctCGGTTTAACTTACTGTATGTATACATGAATTGTTCGTAAATCATGTTATGGTTTTTAATGTTGCctatttaattcaaatttgtaattattcaaattatatatttaaaaaaggacTTGAAGGTGTATcccaattttgttttaaatgctaTGGTCTTTAGAGGTAAGTACACCACAAAACAAAGTTTTTATATTTGACTAAACTGGTTATTAATTAAATGGGTTTTTCTCTTTCGATAAAATTTTTTACTTGGTTAAAATTTACATCTTTTAACTTTCGTCGCAATTAAGGTGaagaaaaattatatgaaaaatt includes:
- the LOC143066236 gene encoding uncharacterized protein LOC143066236 gives rise to the protein MGDEAAPPIIIPTNSGRIDEFNDISEDWIQYTERLNHYFIANNIKIMEKQRAILLSACGKKTYKLMRNLSDPQKPGEKTDDDIVKLVTDHQHPKPSSIVQRCKFNSRLGQPNESVSQFVAELRHISEPSDYKATLDDMLRDRLVCGIKEHRIQRRLLAETGLKFQKAMEVATAMEMAAKN